In Pseudomonadota bacterium, a single genomic region encodes these proteins:
- a CDS encoding ATP-binding protein, producing the protein MKYKKEWIFSALILLIFGLFIYLETHLPFFKKFLPIEENKLIVIVLNINLLLILLLIFLITRTLFKAYIEKKRGIWGSGLKTKLTVTMLIISIVPSFTLSILATGFFHISMDKWFGQKIEDTMDSALILSHYYYDDLFQRYEKTGKLLAGNIDKRKLLEKEKELNTYLRSDRYAKLNEYFSVHDLSGNVVVSNLPQGIDGRLSGKIESALKKDNIIREVIPMKDGEIIVAGTRIPNEYGNTQAILFTGDILKIQSTARIKEITSTHKEFKESRAFKKILKYSFYIPLSLITVMTIFFCVWVGIKMATEITIPIERVKEGVSIIAKGKFDVNLEDRGKDEIGTLVSAFNSMAKELKVTKDEIEAKRRYMEIILDNVTTGIISTDKRGDILFLNKAAQNILGVEKETLEGTPLKEVLGGDFKKYMKSFLKEARGTGDGSVTKDMRLNLQKDIKYIRASLTILKDDTSKTEGFIITFDDITHVVRAEKLATWREVAKKLTHEIKNPLTPIILSAERIRRRLLTRMTDSDKEILDETTSVIIKSVGDIKGIVNELTKLTHSSQTMIIEDINSVLEETISIYKNLYHNITFRFEQSLIPMFRMDRDGIKRAMINLITNSAKALNNKEGIITISTKFDADKGVGIIVIADNGSGVADEDKGKVFDPYFTRDKDGMGLGLAIVHSIILEHHGRIYVEDNIPEGAKFIIELPVVGA; encoded by the coding sequence ATGAAATATAAAAAAGAATGGATTTTTTCTGCACTGATTTTATTAATATTCGGTCTTTTTATCTACCTCGAGACACATCTCCCGTTCTTTAAAAAATTCCTTCCCATTGAAGAAAACAAACTCATCGTCATCGTATTAAATATCAACCTCCTCTTGATTTTACTCCTCATTTTCCTTATAACGAGGACACTTTTTAAGGCATATATCGAAAAAAAGAGGGGAATATGGGGCTCCGGTCTTAAAACAAAATTAACGGTCACAATGCTCATTATCTCCATTGTACCATCCTTTACGCTCTCCATACTTGCAACAGGTTTTTTCCATATAAGTATGGACAAATGGTTCGGACAGAAGATTGAAGACACAATGGACAGCGCCTTAATCCTTTCCCATTACTATTACGATGATCTCTTTCAACGGTACGAAAAAACCGGGAAGTTGCTTGCAGGCAATATTGACAAGAGAAAACTTCTCGAAAAAGAAAAGGAACTCAACACATACCTCCGGAGCGACAGATATGCAAAACTCAATGAATATTTCTCAGTACACGATCTTTCCGGTAATGTAGTTGTAAGCAATCTTCCGCAAGGGATAGACGGCAGGCTTTCCGGCAAAATAGAGTCAGCCTTGAAAAAAGATAACATAATAAGGGAAGTAATCCCCATGAAAGACGGGGAAATCATCGTCGCCGGCACGAGGATACCGAACGAATACGGTAACACTCAGGCTATCCTCTTTACGGGGGATATACTAAAAATTCAAAGCACAGCGAGAATAAAGGAGATAACCTCCACGCACAAGGAATTCAAAGAATCCCGGGCATTTAAAAAGATTTTGAAATACAGCTTTTATATACCCCTGTCCCTCATTACCGTTATGACGATATTCTTTTGTGTCTGGGTAGGGATAAAGATGGCTACGGAGATAACAATCCCCATCGAAAGGGTGAAGGAAGGTGTCTCCATTATCGCAAAAGGTAAATTTGACGTAAACCTCGAAGACAGAGGGAAGGATGAGATAGGAACCCTGGTGAGCGCCTTTAACAGCATGGCAAAAGAGTTAAAGGTAACAAAAGACGAGATTGAAGCAAAAAGAAGATATATGGAGATTATACTCGACAATGTTACAACAGGGATCATATCTACGGACAAAAGGGGGGATATTCTTTTTCTGAATAAGGCAGCACAGAACATTCTCGGGGTCGAAAAGGAAACATTGGAAGGAACGCCTCTGAAGGAAGTTCTGGGTGGTGATTTTAAAAAATATATGAAGTCTTTCCTGAAAGAAGCCAGAGGCACGGGCGACGGAAGCGTTACAAAGGATATGAGGCTTAATTTACAAAAAGATATTAAATATATAAGGGCTTCTCTCACAATCCTGAAAGATGATACAAGCAAAACAGAGGGCTTTATCATCACTTTTGACGATATTACACACGTTGTCCGGGCTGAAAAACTTGCCACATGGAGAGAGGTAGCAAAAAAATTAACCCACGAGATAAAAAACCCTCTGACCCCCATCATCTTATCGGCAGAGAGAATACGGCGAAGGTTGCTTACACGTATGACAGACAGCGACAAGGAAATCCTCGACGAGACAACATCGGTCATAATCAAATCGGTAGGAGACATAAAAGGGATAGTCAACGAACTTACAAAGTTAACACACAGTTCGCAGACAATGATCATCGAAGATATCAATTCCGTTCTTGAAGAGACAATCTCTATATATAAGAACCTCTATCATAATATCACGTTCAGATTCGAGCAGTCTCTCATCCCGATGTTCCGGATGGACAGAGACGGGATAAAAAGGGCCATGATAAACCTCATAACCAATTCGGCAAAGGCGCTGAACAACAAAGAGGGCATCATCACCATTAGCACAAAATTTGATGCCGATAAGGGGGTTGGCATTATTGTGATAGCAGACAATGGGAGCGGCGTTGCCGATGAAGATAAGGGAAAGGTTTTCGACCCTTATTTTACCAGGGACAAGGACGGCATGGGCCTCGGGCTCGCCATCGTCCATTCCATCATTCTGGAGCACCATGGACGAATATATGTGGAAGACAACATTCCTGAAGGTGCAAAGTTCATCATTGAGCTTCCCGTTGTGGGGGCTTAG
- the pgeF gene encoding peptidoglycan editing factor PgeF yields the protein MQFKLKNINNWSYYYVPELEQGGIKHGFFTAQSPSHTLQGDEKAEFLGAFGLNDFVIMKQEHGVDVHVIQDGHRPVSGDGLIIISKGIAGIVKTADCLPIIICGMDCPVVSIIHAGWRGTAKKIAKKAIDKMSEFGVNRKKIKAILGPSIGPCCYEVKNDVRNIFMEEGFSDDIFKRKNNTLFLDIRQANMEILNNEGIEDIYDINLCTRCSRDIFNSYRGGEKEKRQINFVSLTG from the coding sequence ATGCAGTTTAAACTGAAAAATATCAATAATTGGTCCTATTACTACGTCCCTGAGCTTGAGCAGGGGGGGATAAAGCACGGTTTTTTTACAGCACAATCGCCATCGCATACATTACAGGGAGATGAAAAAGCTGAGTTCCTCGGGGCCTTTGGTCTTAATGATTTCGTTATCATGAAACAGGAACATGGGGTTGATGTGCATGTTATTCAAGACGGACACAGGCCGGTATCGGGGGATGGCCTTATTATTATCTCAAAAGGCATAGCAGGCATAGTGAAAACAGCAGACTGCCTCCCCATCATCATATGTGGAATGGACTGTCCTGTCGTATCTATCATCCATGCGGGCTGGCGTGGAACCGCAAAAAAGATTGCCAAAAAGGCGATCGATAAAATGTCGGAATTCGGGGTTAACAGAAAAAAAATAAAAGCCATTCTGGGTCCCTCTATTGGCCCGTGCTGTTATGAGGTAAAAAACGACGTACGCAATATTTTCATGGAGGAGGGGTTTTCCGATGACATCTTTAAAAGGAAAAATAACACCCTGTTTTTAGATATCAGACAGGCGAATATGGAGATATTGAATAATGAAGGTATTGAGGATATATACGATATTAATCTGTGCACCCGGTGCAGCAGAGATATTTTCAACTCTTACAGGGGTGGAGAAAAAGAAAAAAGGCAGATAAACTTTGTTTCCTTAACAGGATGA
- a CDS encoding RluA family pseudouridine synthase, producing the protein MDTYLSEKLSITRTKIKSMIEGGHIRITGKPPKPSTKMKKFIEIDGEIPEEEPLMLEPQEIPLNILYEDEYFLAINKPKGMVVHPSFGHRDGTLVNAVLAYLTKQGSRVRGFKGSGERSKERRGESVEGKEKGRSCEVTKIGEGEAKDTEAKKGSDGSETAYRRIGVSAIEDRNDRNPKSVRFNPDSGGTIRNSASAAHRPGIVHRLDKDTTGVIIVAKDSRTQEMLSALFKERSVRKTYRAVVEEIVMKNEGIIEGNIGRHPTNRKKMAVLKEGGRDASTAFKVIKRLNGFTYIEAYPKTGRTHQIRVHLTHMGHPIVGDEAYGKRAKHVTERPLLHAHRIEFIHPVTGMPVFIEAPVPADIEEFIDSHGVYQWESTLRA; encoded by the coding sequence TTGGATACATATCTCTCGGAAAAGCTTTCCATTACACGGACAAAAATCAAGAGTATGATCGAGGGGGGACATATACGCATTACAGGCAAACCGCCGAAACCATCGACAAAGATGAAGAAGTTCATCGAGATTGATGGTGAAATCCCGGAGGAAGAGCCATTAATGCTGGAACCACAGGAAATTCCTCTGAACATCCTCTATGAAGATGAATATTTCCTTGCCATTAACAAACCGAAAGGGATGGTAGTACATCCATCATTCGGGCACAGGGATGGAACGCTGGTAAATGCGGTACTGGCGTACCTAACAAAGCAGGGTTCGAGGGTTCGAGGGTTCAAGGGGTCAGGAGAGAGGAGCAAAGAGCGTAGAGGAGAGAGTGTAGAGGGGAAGGAGAAAGGCCGAAGTTGCGAAGTTACGAAGATAGGGGAAGGGGAGGCTAAAGATACAGAGGCGAAAAAGGGGTCGGATGGGTCAGAAACGGCGTATCGGCGTATCGGCGTATCGGCGATAGAAGACAGGAATGATAGAAATCCGAAATCCGTACGGTTTAATCCCGACAGCGGAGGGACAATCCGAAATTCCGCGTCAGCGGCTCATCGTCCCGGCATTGTCCACCGGCTCGACAAAGACACCACCGGTGTTATTATCGTCGCAAAAGATTCCAGGACGCAGGAGATGCTTTCTGCTCTTTTTAAAGAGAGAAGTGTCCGCAAAACGTATAGAGCAGTAGTAGAAGAAATTGTTATGAAAAATGAGGGCATAATCGAAGGGAATATCGGGCGACACCCCACGAACAGAAAGAAGATGGCTGTGCTGAAAGAAGGTGGAAGGGATGCCTCTACGGCCTTCAAGGTTATAAAAAGATTGAACGGTTTCACCTATATTGAGGCGTATCCGAAGACGGGGAGAACCCATCAGATAAGAGTCCACCTGACACACATGGGTCATCCCATCGTCGGCGACGAAGCATACGGTAAAAGGGCAAAACATGTCACCGAAAGACCGCTTTTACACGCACACAGGATAGAGTTCATACATCCGGTCACGGGCATGCCGGTTTTCATTGAGGCGCCAGTACCGGCGGATATTGAGGAGTTTATAGACTCCCATGGGGTTTACCAGTGGGAGTCAACCCTGCGAGCATAA
- the selA gene encoding L-seryl-tRNA(Sec) selenium transferase encodes MADKQLLRNIPKVDEILKHEEWGKLTTIYPESIVKDALRNYLDELRTSIKENRIAAIPLLNEIVENTRKQVIASTSPGLKRVINGTGVIIHTNLGRSLLAKSAIEAIINAATHYTNLEYDLQKGSRGDRYDHCTSILKKLTGAESALVVNNNAGAVFLILNTLADGKEAIISRGELVEIGGSFRVPDVIKKSGAILKEVGTTNRTYAGDYERAISDSTGLLMKVHTSNYRIKGFVHETVAEELISLGKRHNLPTVYDAGSGLLFPIQGIGVHDEPCITVELKKGWDIISFSGDKLLGAPQAGLILGEKSYIDAMKKNPITRALRPDKFTLAALESTLLLYLDEETARHEIPTLRMIYENQKTLKTRSQRIVKVLKHLSEKVTATPVAMLSEVGGGSLPDVSIPSYGVAITPHAISVEILEQRLRNLEIPVIGRIEKDRFLLDMRTILREEEHIVVSGIKTALQE; translated from the coding sequence ATGGCAGACAAACAACTTCTCAGAAACATACCAAAAGTTGACGAGATATTAAAGCACGAAGAGTGGGGAAAACTCACAACGATTTATCCTGAAAGCATAGTGAAGGACGCTCTCAGAAATTATCTCGATGAACTGAGAACATCTATAAAAGAAAACAGAATCGCCGCCATACCCTTATTGAATGAAATCGTCGAAAATACACGAAAGCAGGTCATTGCATCCACCTCCCCGGGATTAAAAAGGGTGATAAACGGCACAGGCGTGATAATACACACAAATCTCGGACGCTCTTTGCTTGCAAAATCTGCCATAGAGGCCATTATCAATGCAGCCACCCATTATACAAACCTCGAGTATGACCTTCAAAAAGGCTCAAGAGGGGACAGGTACGACCACTGCACCTCTATCCTGAAAAAACTCACCGGCGCCGAGAGCGCCCTCGTCGTCAATAACAATGCCGGGGCAGTCTTTCTCATACTCAACACCCTTGCAGACGGGAAAGAGGCGATTATTTCAAGGGGTGAACTCGTTGAGATTGGAGGCAGTTTCAGGGTGCCCGATGTTATTAAAAAAAGCGGGGCCATATTGAAAGAGGTTGGCACAACAAACAGAACATACGCAGGAGATTACGAACGCGCCATCAGCGACTCCACAGGTCTTCTCATGAAAGTACATACGAGTAATTACAGGATTAAGGGCTTTGTCCATGAAACAGTAGCAGAAGAATTGATCTCCCTCGGAAAGAGGCATAACCTGCCAACAGTTTACGATGCCGGAAGCGGCCTCCTCTTCCCCATTCAAGGAATCGGTGTGCATGATGAGCCCTGCATTACCGTGGAACTAAAAAAGGGGTGGGATATCATATCCTTCAGCGGAGATAAACTCCTTGGGGCTCCACAGGCCGGTCTGATCCTTGGAGAAAAATCTTATATAGATGCAATGAAAAAAAACCCCATTACAAGGGCATTGAGACCCGATAAATTCACACTTGCAGCACTTGAAAGCACGCTCCTGCTTTATCTCGACGAAGAAACTGCAAGGCATGAAATACCAACGTTAAGAATGATATACGAAAACCAAAAGACTCTCAAGACGAGGTCTCAGCGAATTGTGAAGGTCTTGAAACACTTATCCGAAAAGGTTACTGCCACACCTGTGGCAATGCTTTCAGAGGTTGGCGGCGGCAGCCTCCCTGATGTATCTATCCCTTCATACGGTGTTGCCATCACACCACATGCAATAAGCGTTGAAATCCTTGAGCAAAGGCTAAGAAACCTTGAAATCCCCGTTATCGGAAGGATCGAGAAAGACCGGTTTCTCCTCGACATGAGGACAATACTCAGAGAAGAAGAACATATTGTTGTTTCAGGTATAAAAACTGCCCTCCAAGAATGA
- a CDS encoding sulfite exporter TauE/SafE family protein yields MQAFILGISNGAICVAYCSPILIPYLVGEGGNIRRNFMLIGQFLSGRFVGYLVFAGLAWGINKSIIHAGGQRELFIGFAYVILSLFLVAYGFFHIRPSCSAGFLKGSLQKAINMHPIFLPAFMGFATGLSFCPPFLLAVAGAIEKGSLLGSMYFFFAFFLGTSLFFIPIPFIGVLRRFSVLPIIGKMATGIIGIYYFYSGAIMLIRGVKW; encoded by the coding sequence ATGCAGGCCTTTATTCTTGGCATAAGTAACGGAGCGATATGCGTGGCGTATTGTTCGCCTATCCTTATCCCTTATCTGGTAGGAGAAGGGGGTAATATCCGGCGGAACTTCATGCTAATCGGGCAGTTTCTCTCCGGGAGGTTTGTAGGCTATCTTGTTTTTGCTGGGCTGGCCTGGGGAATCAACAAATCGATAATTCATGCAGGGGGCCAGCGCGAGCTGTTTATCGGATTTGCCTATGTAATTCTTTCGTTGTTTCTGGTTGCCTATGGTTTTTTTCATATAAGGCCATCTTGTTCGGCCGGATTTCTAAAGGGTTCTCTCCAAAAAGCAATAAATATGCATCCGATTTTCCTCCCTGCATTCATGGGTTTTGCAACAGGCTTAAGCTTTTGTCCGCCCTTTCTCCTTGCCGTAGCCGGCGCCATTGAAAAAGGCAGTTTGCTGGGAAGCATGTATTTCTTTTTTGCATTTTTCCTCGGCACTTCCCTCTTTTTTATTCCCATACCTTTTATCGGGGTATTGCGGAGGTTCTCTGTTCTCCCGATAATCGGAAAGATGGCAACAGGTATAATAGGTATTTACTATTTCTATTCAGGTGCTATAATGCTGATAAGAGGCGTGAAATGGTAA
- a CDS encoding 4Fe-4S binding protein: MVKSFLLAFPMMVLTFVMLSGGKMSDDPAKMFAFAITFLFVNILFFLMIRTGKTDKYRSILFISYAVCFIISFITHLIELRGSMAISEANMLDGRTPFCHIVIPMTLIPAALTKTIIFPGTIIGSFASIASMFVLWIGASLALGRGFCSWACFFGGLDDGFSRIFKKPLIKNINLKWTYLPYAVLFVVVVTAALTLSPTYCEWLCPYKTVTEFAEVTSVKILMQTIIFVSLFIALVIVLPLLTKRRTQCGLFCPFGAFQSFTNKVNAFEVRIDQEKCVKCKRCLQVCPTFSVDEGSIDEGKMRITCTKCGKCVDACPKKAIFFHVKCTPLNSTFDRYRVLFLYPAFLFLTTMAGGNIQDAIVKTIKLLTTGSMF, translated from the coding sequence ATGGTAAAATCTTTTCTGCTTGCCTTTCCCATGATGGTCTTGACTTTTGTGATGCTTTCCGGCGGCAAGATGTCGGATGACCCGGCAAAAATGTTTGCCTTTGCCATCACTTTTCTCTTTGTCAATATTTTATTTTTTTTGATGATCCGCACTGGAAAGACCGATAAGTATAGGTCTATACTGTTTATAAGTTACGCCGTCTGTTTTATAATATCCTTTATTACTCACCTGATTGAGCTCAGAGGCAGTATGGCAATAAGCGAGGCAAATATGCTCGATGGACGGACACCGTTCTGCCATATTGTCATACCCATGACCCTGATCCCTGCAGCGCTTACGAAAACAATAATATTTCCGGGCACCATTATCGGCAGTTTTGCTTCCATTGCAAGCATGTTTGTTCTGTGGATCGGCGCATCTCTGGCGCTTGGTCGCGGTTTTTGCAGTTGGGCATGTTTTTTTGGAGGTCTTGATGACGGGTTTTCCCGAATCTTTAAAAAACCTCTCATTAAAAATATTAACCTGAAGTGGACATATTTACCTTATGCAGTTCTTTTTGTGGTGGTTGTGACGGCAGCGCTTACCCTTTCGCCGACCTACTGTGAATGGTTGTGCCCTTATAAAACCGTTACAGAATTTGCTGAGGTCACATCGGTAAAGATTCTCATGCAGACCATCATCTTTGTCTCTCTCTTTATCGCCCTTGTCATCGTTCTGCCTCTCCTCACGAAAAGAAGAACACAATGCGGCCTTTTCTGCCCCTTCGGCGCCTTTCAGTCTTTCACCAACAAGGTGAATGCCTTTGAAGTGCGGATCGATCAGGAAAAATGCGTGAAGTGTAAACGATGTTTACAGGTATGCCCAACATTCTCTGTTGACGAAGGAAGCATTGATGAAGGAAAGATGCGCATAACCTGCACAAAATGTGGAAAATGTGTAGATGCATGTCCAAAAAAGGCGATATTTTTCCATGTAAAATGTACACCCTTGAACAGTACTTTCGATAGATACCGGGTGCTTTTTCTCTATCCTGCATTTTTATTCCTCACTACGATGGCTGGCGGTAATATTCAGGACGCAATAGTAAAAACGATAAAGCTTTTGACAACAGGGAGTATGTTTTAA
- a CDS encoding radical SAM protein encodes MLIERFIANYARKKNESYLQFAPSASITIPRSSGDMPTLLYMHVPFCEELCPYCSFNRVTFQEGLARSYFAALRKEIIMYKELGYDFKALYVGGGTPTVLIDELEETINLTRQKFNIIEVSVETNPNHLTPNNIEMLKKMGVNRLSVGVQTFDDGLLETIERYHKYGSGQEIAERLQYTQGNFQTLNVDMIFNFPTQTMEILEKDLSTLIGLKVDQVTYYPLMVSSFTRDIMNSKLGSVDYDRGKDFYQKITEMFSAQYKASTAWCFSRNNKIADSRNPARGNLAGVQAPVGEILSTQGVREGEAPAAWLPEGATPLRGQAQAPVIDEYVVNYEEYAGLGSGSIGYLGGSAYANTFDIRAYIERINEGLLPVAAKKAFSMKERLCYDLLMKLFGLSLDIEQLSAKHGVNIYRYLWPEIVFFRLTGGMEKHGNLLTLTKKGQYYWVLMMREFFVGVNNFRDYCRAQLGAEDRSQMTEG; translated from the coding sequence ATGCTGATAGAACGATTTATTGCCAATTATGCCCGTAAAAAAAATGAGAGCTATCTACAGTTTGCTCCTTCTGCATCCATTACAATCCCCCGCAGTTCAGGCGATATGCCGACACTTCTTTATATGCATGTTCCTTTTTGCGAGGAGCTTTGCCCGTATTGTTCATTTAACAGGGTAACATTTCAGGAGGGACTTGCCCGGTCATATTTCGCCGCCTTACGCAAAGAGATTATAATGTACAAAGAGCTGGGATATGACTTTAAGGCCCTTTATGTAGGAGGGGGCACACCAACGGTATTGATTGACGAACTCGAAGAGACAATCAATCTGACCAGACAAAAATTCAATATTATTGAAGTTTCTGTAGAGACAAACCCGAATCACCTTACGCCTAATAACATTGAAATGTTGAAGAAAATGGGGGTAAATCGACTTTCTGTAGGGGTTCAGACCTTTGATGACGGCCTTCTTGAGACGATTGAACGGTATCACAAATACGGAAGCGGCCAGGAGATAGCAGAGAGGCTGCAATATACGCAGGGAAACTTCCAGACGCTTAATGTGGATATGATATTTAATTTCCCCACACAGACGATGGAAATACTTGAAAAAGACCTGTCCACGCTTATCGGATTAAAGGTAGACCAGGTGACATATTACCCGCTTATGGTATCCTCCTTTACGCGGGACATAATGAATAGTAAGCTTGGAAGCGTGGATTACGACAGAGGGAAGGATTTTTACCAAAAGATAACAGAGATGTTTTCCGCCCAATATAAGGCATCTACCGCATGGTGTTTTTCACGGAACAACAAGATAGCGGATTCCCGCAACCCTGCTCGCGGCAACCTCGCCGGTGTGCAAGCCCCGGTAGGCGAAATCCTTAGCACGCAAGGCGTGCGAGAAGGGGAGGCTCCGGCAGCTTGGCTGCCGGAGGGGGCGACCCCCTTACGGGGACAGGCGCAAGCCCCGGTAATAGACGAGTATGTAGTCAATTATGAGGAATATGCGGGTCTCGGGAGCGGTTCCATCGGATACCTCGGCGGGAGCGCATATGCTAATACATTTGATATCAGGGCATATATCGAGAGAATAAATGAAGGGCTGCTGCCGGTAGCTGCAAAAAAGGCATTTTCCATGAAGGAGAGGCTTTGCTATGATCTTTTAATGAAGCTTTTTGGCTTGAGTCTCGATATTGAACAGCTTAGCGCAAAGCATGGCGTAAATATATACAGGTACTTATGGCCTGAAATTGTATTTTTCAGACTCACCGGCGGGATGGAAAAACATGGCAATCTCCTTACACTCACTAAAAAGGGACAATATTACTGGGTTCTTATGATGCGTGAATTCTTTGTCGGTGTCAATAACTTCAGAGACTACTGCAGGGCGCAACTTGGGGCGGAAGACAGAAGTCAGATGACAGAAGGCTGA
- a CDS encoding MBL fold metallo-hydrolase, with translation MKIRFLGAARTVTGSCYHMLADGLQMLVDCGMYQGRNSDDVNRIPFQFDPGQIDYLLLTHAHLDHSGLLPKLVADGFKGKIITTVGTAELVEIMLLDSAHIQEKDAEWLTKKSFRTGRDQVFEPLYTEEDAKKVTPFIKKANYGEIGQLGEGVRYRFVDAGHILGSGSLEVWYSSGGKEKKIVFSGDIGKNDNPIINDPQHIEEADYVLVESTYGNRLHKGVEESIEEMVQAIKTTFKRGGNVLIPAFAIGRTQDILYILNKLVKEGRLHDLDVYVDSPLADKATKIYMAHPEYFDAEAVTVFKFRSSEGMKLHFTTTVEESQKVNRIKSGAIIIAGSGMCDGGRIQHHFKHNIWRPESSIIFSGFQAKGTLGRHIVDGAKSARILGEEMAIRAKVYTIGGFSAHADQKELLEWLGTFTNKPKVFIVHGEESVCLEFEKIVQEKLALETHVPHKGEELEI, from the coding sequence ATGAAGATACGTTTTTTAGGAGCGGCAAGGACAGTAACGGGTTCTTGTTATCATATGCTGGCGGATGGTTTACAGATGCTTGTGGATTGCGGAATGTATCAGGGACGTAATTCTGACGATGTGAACAGGATTCCTTTTCAATTTGACCCCGGACAGATAGATTATCTCCTCCTCACCCATGCGCATCTCGACCATTCGGGTTTATTGCCGAAGCTCGTTGCGGATGGGTTTAAAGGAAAGATAATAACCACTGTCGGCACTGCTGAACTTGTTGAAATCATGCTCCTCGATTCTGCACATATCCAGGAAAAAGATGCAGAGTGGCTGACGAAAAAATCCTTCAGGACCGGAAGGGACCAGGTATTTGAGCCTCTCTACACCGAAGAAGATGCGAAAAAGGTTACCCCTTTTATCAAAAAAGCGAATTACGGGGAGATAGGACAACTGGGCGAGGGCGTTAGATACAGATTTGTAGATGCAGGTCATATCCTCGGCTCCGGTTCGCTGGAGGTTTGGTATAGTAGCGGAGGCAAGGAGAAAAAGATTGTTTTTTCAGGCGATATCGGTAAAAACGACAACCCCATCATTAATGACCCGCAGCATATAGAAGAGGCCGACTATGTGCTTGTGGAGTCCACCTATGGCAACAGGTTACATAAGGGCGTGGAGGAGAGCATAGAGGAAATGGTGCAGGCCATTAAGACGACCTTTAAGAGGGGAGGCAATGTCCTTATACCCGCCTTTGCTATCGGGAGAACACAGGACATTCTCTACATATTGAATAAGCTTGTAAAGGAAGGGAGACTCCATGACCTTGATGTCTATGTGGATAGCCCCCTTGCCGATAAGGCAACAAAAATCTATATGGCACATCCGGAGTATTTTGACGCCGAGGCAGTGACGGTATTCAAATTCAGGAGCAGTGAAGGGATGAAGCTCCACTTTACAACCACGGTCGAAGAATCACAGAAGGTAAATAGAATAAAGTCGGGGGCAATCATCATTGCAGGAAGCGGGATGTGTGATGGTGGACGGATACAGCATCATTTCAAACACAATATATGGAGACCGGAAAGCAGTATTATCTTTTCAGGTTTTCAGGCGAAGGGAACCTTGGGACGGCATATTGTAGATGGTGCAAAGAGCGCGCGTATTCTCGGCGAGGAAATGGCTATACGGGCGAAGGTTTACACCATCGGTGGATTTTCAGCACATGCCGACCAGAAGGAATTGCTTGAATGGCTTGGCACATTTACGAATAAACCGAAGGTATTTATAGTCCACGGTGAGGAATCTGTCTGTCTTGAATTTGAGAAGATTGTTCAGGAAAAGCTTGCCCTTGAGACACATGTCCCGCACAAAGGGGAAGAGTTGGAGATATAG
- a CDS encoding SprT family zinc-dependent metalloprotease has translation MTIRIKADGAVEIRAPYKTPQKEIDAFFKEKTPWVHKILMERERRLQGETARPKQFISGETFLYLGEGYPLELCDMNGRRDALILSYGKFLFDEKRAGEAEEVFVNWYKKRARELFVERVAHYSRQLSLFHEGIKITSALSRYGSCSPKNHLSFTWRLMMAPLVVIDYIIVHELIHIKVKNHSKEFWESVRIAIPDFRTHKRWLKENGHSLKL, from the coding sequence ATGACCATCCGGATTAAGGCGGATGGGGCAGTTGAGATTCGAGCACCTTATAAAACTCCTCAAAAAGAGATAGATGCTTTTTTCAAAGAGAAAACCCCATGGGTTCATAAAATTTTGATGGAGCGGGAAAGGCGGTTGCAGGGCGAGACAGCTCGGCCAAAACAGTTTATCTCCGGCGAAACATTCCTCTATCTGGGCGAGGGATATCCCCTGGAATTGTGCGATATGAACGGGAGGAGAGATGCCCTTATTCTGTCGTACGGGAAATTTTTATTTGATGAAAAGAGGGCAGGTGAAGCGGAGGAAGTTTTTGTAAATTGGTATAAAAAGAGGGCAAGAGAGTTGTTCGTGGAGAGGGTTGCCCATTACAGCAGGCAACTCAGCCTTTTTCATGAGGGCATCAAGATAACGAGTGCACTCTCCCGTTACGGTTCCTGCTCACCAAAAAACCACCTCTCTTTTACATGGAGACTTATGATGGCCCCGCTTGTCGTGATTGATTACATTATTGTCCATGAACTCATCCATATCAAAGTAAAGAATCATTCGAAGGAATTCTGGGAATCGGTAAGGATTGCAATCCCCGACTTCAGGACGCACAAACGATGGCTGAAAGAGAACGGACACTCCCTGAAACTCTAA